Proteins from one Myxococcales bacterium genomic window:
- a CDS encoding polysaccharide deacetylase family protein: MPPFRIVLWVASLGGLALLARTLIIEPVPIWLALAAFVVYALLCTVGVLVPQLEMFGDVEWRGEPGSRAVALTFDDGPNPKTTGKVLEILAREGHKATFFVVGRKALAHADVIRQIHEAGHEIGLHGYQHDRLYSFKPPKHVEEDIARTQLAVEQACGFRPTLFRPPVGHVSSRTAAGAKRAHVRTVAWSARGLDGVGPTDAERAYARIEPGLVDGAIVLLHDSAERDDFEPASVELLPRLLEELGDRKLRAVTVTELLDGPLSEELDEPPSSETT, from the coding sequence ATGCCGCCCTTTCGCATCGTGCTCTGGGTCGCCAGCCTTGGTGGGCTGGCGCTGCTCGCGCGCACGCTGATCATCGAGCCGGTGCCAATCTGGCTCGCCCTCGCGGCGTTCGTCGTGTACGCGCTGCTCTGCACCGTGGGTGTGCTGGTGCCGCAGCTCGAGATGTTCGGTGACGTCGAGTGGCGGGGCGAGCCAGGCTCGCGCGCGGTTGCGCTGACCTTCGACGACGGCCCGAACCCCAAGACCACGGGCAAAGTCCTCGAAATTCTGGCGCGCGAGGGCCACAAAGCCACGTTCTTCGTGGTCGGCAGGAAGGCCCTCGCCCACGCCGACGTCATCCGGCAGATCCACGAGGCGGGTCACGAGATCGGGCTGCACGGTTATCAGCACGACCGGCTGTATTCGTTCAAACCACCCAAACACGTGGAGGAAGACATCGCGCGCACTCAGCTCGCGGTCGAGCAAGCGTGTGGTTTCCGCCCGACCTTGTTCCGTCCGCCTGTTGGCCATGTCAGCTCGCGCACCGCGGCCGGGGCGAAGCGCGCCCACGTCCGCACCGTTGCCTGGTCCGCCCGCGGGCTCGACGGGGTGGGTCCGACCGACGCCGAGCGAGCCTACGCCCGCATCGAGCCTGGGCTCGTCGACGGCGCCATCGTGCTCTTGCACGATTCGGCGGAGCGAGACGACTTCGAGCCGGCCAGCGTGGAGCTCTTGCCGCGGCTGCTCGAGGAGCTTGGTGATCGAAAGCTTCGCGCAGTGACCGTCACCGAGCTGCTCGATGGTCCGCTCAGCGAGGAGTTGGACGAGCCACCGAGCAGCGAGACAACCTGA